One genomic region from Vibrio cyclitrophicus encodes:
- a CDS encoding RelA/SpoT domain-containing protein — translation MSVFLRTTALMLLVLSRAPAFAAAPVSTSSTDQTRTPAQNQVSSNVFRHSLSGLYGIKAFDSRPTQPYTDFDILYSKAHQGQAELETICKSTALLTNSEALFSGVKSQARAEEKIELELDGDVTRITDLARATIIANDVESLVEVYEALSREADVVKLKNKFKSPADSGYRDLNLLVRLPKTNIIAEVQLHLKAIADVKSGPEHELYEIIQGIERHAIAEKRPINDIEAAQINSLRRQSLELYQQAWQPYITTHIKAA, via the coding sequence ATGAGTGTATTTCTCCGTACGACGGCCCTAATGCTTTTAGTATTGAGCCGAGCGCCTGCATTCGCAGCAGCACCTGTTTCAACAAGTTCAACCGATCAAACGCGCACACCTGCGCAAAATCAAGTATCGTCAAACGTATTCCGTCACAGCCTAAGCGGCCTATACGGTATCAAAGCATTCGACTCGCGTCCGACTCAGCCCTACACCGACTTCGACATTCTGTACAGCAAAGCACACCAAGGCCAAGCCGAGCTAGAAACTATTTGTAAAAGTACTGCCCTACTAACGAATTCTGAGGCGCTATTTTCTGGCGTTAAATCTCAAGCTCGTGCGGAAGAGAAAATCGAATTGGAACTGGATGGCGACGTCACAAGAATTACCGACTTAGCTCGTGCCACTATCATCGCAAACGATGTAGAGAGCTTGGTTGAAGTCTACGAAGCGCTAAGCCGTGAAGCAGATGTTGTCAAATTGAAAAACAAATTCAAATCTCCTGCTGATTCTGGCTACCGTGACCTTAACCTATTGGTTCGTCTGCCAAAGACCAACATCATTGCTGAAGTTCAACTTCACCTTAAAGCAATTGCAGATGTGAAAAGCGGTCCTGAACACGAACTGTATGAAATCATTCAAGGTATTGAGCGTCATGCCATTGCAGAAAAACGTCCAATCAACGATATCGAGGCGGCGCAAATTAATAGCCTTAGACGCCAATCTCTAGAGCTTTACCAGCAAGCATGGCAGCCGTATATTACGACTCATATTAAAGCCGCGTAA
- a CDS encoding Fur family transcriptional regulator: MRDIEAIIEHVKQSCKTNGQQFTAKRLLILRALVHADKALSAYELVDYCKVHFDQHVQAMSVYRVLDFLEQQHLAHKLQVSNKYILCDHILCEHEHGIPQFLICSKCDKISEQTINPTIIQDLQSHAKQEGFTVVTPQLEINCVCDECADTEEPNTNTNTNTNKR; the protein is encoded by the coding sequence ATGAGAGACATTGAAGCGATCATTGAGCACGTAAAACAAAGCTGTAAAACCAATGGCCAACAATTTACGGCAAAGAGACTATTGATATTGCGGGCGCTGGTTCATGCAGACAAAGCGCTGTCTGCGTATGAGCTCGTCGATTATTGTAAAGTACACTTTGACCAGCATGTTCAAGCAATGTCGGTTTATAGAGTATTGGATTTTCTTGAACAGCAACATTTAGCGCACAAACTACAAGTATCGAATAAGTACATACTTTGTGACCATATTCTTTGTGAACATGAACATGGTATCCCTCAATTTTTGATTTGCTCTAAGTGCGACAAGATCAGTGAGCAGACAATCAACCCTACGATTATTCAAGATCTTCAATCCCACGCAAAACAGGAAGGTTTTACCGTGGTCACGCCTCAATTAGAGATCAATTGCGTGTGCGATGAATGTGCAGATACAGAGGAACCCAATACCAATACCAATACCAATACCAATAAAAGGTAA
- a CDS encoding dihydroorotase, which translates to MSAMLIKNARVVNEGITTKTDLLIVGKRIERIAKNIPPKPNDEVIDAQGCYLIPGMIDDQVHFREPGLTHKGSIATESRAAVAGGITSYMEMPNVNPATTTIEALERKFEIASQNSLANYSFYLGATEDNLEQIKQLDPARHCGVKVFMGASTGDLLVEDPQALDDIFRDSPVLIVTHCESGPIIAQNQEQLRQKKTDFTIQDHPILRDDKACYASSSYAIELAKKHNSQLHVLHITTAKELALFSEGAIQGKRITAEACVHHLWFTNNDYAVLGNQIKCNPAIKYPSDRDALLAALSTGQIDIIATDHAPHTWGEKQAPYEHAPAGLPLVQHALLSLFDHVRLGTMTVAQVVEKTAHNPSIRYAIQKRGFIREGYYADLVLVDPQAPTLVSNENSLYQCGWSPFAGHEFSAQIKHTWVNGSMVYTNPDACKNKNTHVPQGQSDNEMPAMRLSFER; encoded by the coding sequence ATGTCTGCAATGCTCATCAAAAATGCCCGAGTGGTTAATGAAGGCATCACCACCAAGACGGACTTATTAATCGTCGGCAAACGAATTGAACGGATCGCCAAGAACATTCCCCCAAAACCAAACGATGAAGTCATTGATGCTCAAGGTTGTTACCTGATACCAGGCATGATTGATGACCAAGTTCACTTTCGCGAGCCAGGGCTTACTCATAAAGGCTCCATCGCCACAGAATCACGCGCTGCGGTTGCTGGCGGTATTACGAGCTATATGGAGATGCCGAACGTAAATCCGGCCACCACAACCATCGAAGCCTTAGAAAGAAAGTTTGAAATCGCATCACAAAACTCACTTGCGAATTACTCGTTTTATCTTGGTGCGACTGAAGACAACCTAGAACAAATCAAGCAACTCGACCCTGCACGACATTGTGGCGTGAAGGTGTTTATGGGCGCTTCAACAGGCGACCTGCTCGTTGAAGATCCTCAAGCTCTGGATGATATATTCCGAGATTCTCCGGTGCTCATCGTCACCCATTGTGAGAGCGGGCCAATCATCGCTCAAAACCAAGAACAATTACGACAAAAAAAAACCGATTTCACCATCCAAGACCACCCTATTCTTCGAGACGACAAAGCGTGTTACGCCTCCTCGTCTTATGCCATAGAACTGGCAAAGAAACACAATAGCCAACTGCATGTATTACACATCACCACAGCCAAAGAACTGGCTCTGTTTAGTGAAGGTGCAATTCAAGGTAAACGTATTACCGCAGAGGCCTGTGTGCACCACCTTTGGTTTACGAACAATGACTATGCCGTCCTAGGAAACCAAATCAAATGTAATCCCGCCATTAAATACCCAAGTGATCGCGACGCGCTGTTAGCGGCATTAAGCACCGGCCAAATCGACATCATCGCCACTGATCACGCTCCACATACATGGGGTGAAAAACAAGCTCCTTATGAGCACGCACCTGCTGGCTTACCTTTGGTACAACACGCCCTGCTGAGCCTGTTTGACCATGTGCGATTGGGAACAATGACCGTCGCTCAAGTTGTCGAGAAAACCGCACATAACCCGTCTATTCGTTATGCGATACAAAAACGCGGCTTTATTCGCGAAGGCTATTATGCCGACCTAGTCTTGGTTGATCCTCAAGCTCCAACTTTGGTCAGCAACGAAAACAGTTTGTATCAATGCGGATGGTCACCATTCGCAGGACACGAATTCTCCGCTCAAATAAAACATACCTGGGTGAATGGGAGCATGGTTTATACCAATCCAGATGCGTGTAAGAACAAAAATACACATGTTCCTCAAGGGCAAAGCGATAACGAAATGCCAGCAATGAGACTGTCATTCGAACGCTAG
- the ihfA gene encoding integration host factor subunit alpha: MALTKADLAENLFETLGYSKRDAKETVEVFFEEVRKALENGEQVKLSGFGNFDLREKNERPGRNPKTGEDIPISARRVVTFRPGQKLKARVENIKIEK, from the coding sequence ATGGCACTCACGAAGGCCGATTTGGCTGAGAACCTGTTTGAAACACTCGGATACAGCAAGCGGGATGCCAAGGAAACGGTTGAAGTGTTTTTCGAAGAAGTTCGTAAAGCACTCGAAAATGGCGAACAGGTAAAACTGTCTGGTTTTGGTAACTTTGATCTTCGCGAGAAAAACGAACGACCAGGTCGTAACCCAAAAACTGGTGAAGACATTCCAATTTCTGCTCGACGTGTTGTTACTTTTAGACCGGGACAAAAACTAAAGGCCCGAGTCGAGAATATTAAAATCGAGAAGTAG